TTATAAAATATTAGCCAATTTTTTAATTGGCTTTTTGCTTTTATGATATACTAAAGTCCACAACAAAACCACTGTGACTTCTCACATTAAATACGGTTTCGTCTTCAAAGATGAGATATTGTCCTTTGATGCCTACCAATTTGCCTTTGTAGTCTTTAGTTTTGGTCAAATTTAGACTTTTTACCTTTTTGGGATATTGTTTAACAGGAAACTCAATATTAAATTCTTCTTCGTCTGTTTTAAAAAATTCTTGGGTTTCATCAGGGAGATATTGTTTTAAATCGTTTTTGATTTCTTTTAAATCTAAATCTTCTATCTCATTTTTTAGCATACTCTGCCATTTGGTTTTATCAGAAATATGTTCTTTTAATGCCACTTCGGCAATGCCAGCTAAGTAACGGTTTGGGGTTTCTAAAATAACAATGGCTTCGTGTGCACCTTGGTCAATCCAGCGATAAGGCACTTGTGTTTTTCGAGTTACGCCAACTTTTACACTGCCCGTATTTGATAAATAAACGATATGAGGTTGGAGTTGAACGCGTTTTTCAAATGATAGATCACGGTCTTCTTTGTCGAGATGAGCCTTGCTCAATTCGGGGTTAATGACCCAATCTCCAACTTCTGGTGCTTCATAAAAACAATCGTAGCAGTAACCTTGTCTAAAAATCTTTTTGTCTTTATGGCAGTTTAAGCATTCATAAGTTTTAAAAGTTATGCTTATATTTTTGTCAATCAGTTGGTTTAGAATCACAAAGCTGTTTTTGAAGCTCAAGTAATATTGAATAGGTTTGTGATATTCACTTTTCATTTTGTGTAAAACACCTGTATATTGCATTTTTTTATATTTTTACTGTTTAATAATATTTCAATTAATGCCAATTCAAATCATTCACAATGTTGCCTCTTGGTTTTTAAAAAAACGCATCCATCAAATGGAATTGTTTTTAAAATACCCACATGAAGTTCAAAACGAACTTTTATTTAATCTTTTAGACAAAGCCAAAGATACAGAATACGGCAAAACCCACGATTTTAAATCGATTAAAACTTATAAAGATTTTAATGAAAGATTACCTATTGTAACTTACGAAGATATTTATGATAAGATTGAGCAAAGTCGTCAAGGGGTTTCTAATATTTTTTGACCAACACCAATTAAAATGTTTGCCAAATCCAGCGGTACTACCAATGCTAAGAGCAAGTTTATTCCATTAAGTGAAGAAGCACTTGAAGACAATCACTATCTGCAAGTAAAGATTTGTTGTGTATGTATTTAAACAATAATGAAAACTCTAAGCTATTTACTGGCAAAGGTTTACGCCTTGGTGGCAGTAAAGAAATTTATCACAACAACGGCACCTCTTTTGGGGATTTGTCAGCTTTATTGATAGATAATATGCCACTTTGGGCAAGTTTTTCAAGCACGCCGAGCAATGCGATTTCTTTGATGGGCAATTGGGAAGAAAAATTGCCCGCTATCATCAACGAAAGCATCAAACAAAATGTCACCAGTTTAGCTGGCGTACCATCTTGGATGTTGGTTTTGCTTAATGAAATTTTAGAAAAAACCAATGCCAAACATATCAAAGAGATTTGGCCAGATTTAGAAGTCTATTTTCACGGTGGCGTGAGTTTTGACCCTTACCTTAATCAATATCAAAACATTATTCCCGATGGTGATTTTAAATATTATGAAATCTACAACGCTTCTGAAGGCTTTTTTGCAAGACAAGACCAAAATGATAGTAAAGACCTATTGTTAATGCTTAATTATGGTATTTTTTATGAGTTTATTCCTATGGATATTTTCGGTCAAAAAGAAGAAAAAGCCATTGCCTTAGACCAAGTTGAAATTGGTAAAAATTATGCGATGCTCATCACGACTAACTCTGGCTTATGGCGTTACAAAATTGGCGATACTGTCAGGTTTACCTCAACAAATCCTTATCGCATTAGAGTGACTGGTCGAACTAAACACCACATCAATGTTTTTGGAGAAGAACTCATCATTGAAAATGCAGAAGTTGCTCTAAAAAAAGCAAGATTAGAACACGATGTAGAAATTGTAGATTACACCGTTGGACCTATTTTTATGGATGGTAAAGACAAAGGTGCTCACGAATGGATTATTGAGTTTAAAAACATACCAAACTCCATAGATGATTTTACACTGAGTTTAGACAACAATTTGAGAGCTGTCAATTCAGATTATGATGCCAAACGCAATCATGATACCACGCTTAGGATATTAAAATTACACGTGGCAAAAACAGGCTTGTTTTACACTTGGCTAAAAAACAATGAAAAATTAGGTGGTCAACACAAAATACCGAGACTTTCTAACGAGCGAAAATATGTTGAAGAACTTTTGAGTTTGCAAAATAAAATAACTTAGTATGCGATTTTTAAAAATAGGGTTTCTATTGATTTTCACAATTCAATTATCATCTTGCAAAAGTGTGAGTAAAGCCATCGGCAATCCTGATGTTTATTTATACAAAGATCAAGCACAATTAATGAATGGCACCTATTTTATAGACCCATATAAAACGAACGGTAAATCAAAGCTATTGACTGAAATATTTGATTTAAAAGAAGCTGAAAATGTTGAGAAAGTTGATTTCAATTTTATCGATAACAAACACTTGCAAATTAGTTATACCGATGGATTGCGAAAATTTTCAAAAGTGATTGAAGGCAAAATGAAAAATGGTGCTTTTAGATATGAATATAAAAATTTTCCCATAGGGATTCCTTTTTTTCTATTTGCCTATAATTTTAAGGTACACCATATTGCTTTAGGAAATGATGACAATATCATTATCACTGAATATGATTATGTTCATACCCAAAATTTCATTAATGGTTTTAATGAAAAAACCGTTGAAAATCGGTATTATTTTGATCGGCAGTTAAAGTAAAAATTAAGTCTATCAATAAAGCTATTGAAGTTTTGATGATTATTAATTAAAAGCTGACTTATAAACACCTGCCTTAATTAGTTTTTTTTGTAAACATTTTAACTTTAAAAGTATCCATTTTGGGCAGTTTAAAAGAAAAAGGTGTTTGGTTGTCAAATGCGTTTTATCAATTTCAGAGACTAAATTTTTATAAAGCTTTTTGTTGTTATTTATTTTAGATTGTAAAGCTAACGAATATCGGTTGATGTCTAAATAGTGTTTTAAACTAATGTTTTGCTTTTCTATGAGCTTGTGTTTATGGATGTATTTATATGTTTCTTCTAATGAACTTATTGACGAAAGATTATGTTCTGTGTATTTTTTATACAACAAAGTAAACTTGGGATTGTAACCCAATTTGTAGTTTAAAGCAAACCTGATGATTAAGTCTATATCTTCACCAGTTTTTAGATCAACATCAAAACCGCCAATTTTGTTAAAGCTTGATTTTTTAAACGATAGAGTAGATGTCCAAAACAAAGGATCTATAAGGCTATACTCAAAATAATTATCAATATAGCTAATATGTTTTGGTATAGCTTTGCTAAAAACAGGTTTTTTGATATAACGTTGCTCTAATTGAACTGAATATGCCGTTGAAACTAAATCTGCATGGCTCAATTTTTGAATAGCTTTATAAGTTTCTTCAAGATGATTTTTTGACCAGATATCATCGGCATCTAACAAAGAAACCCATTCGCATTCAGCAATTTCAACACCTTTATTTCGTGCAATAGAAGCACCTTTATTGACCTGATTGTGTAGCTTAATACGCTTGTCTCCAAAATCTTTTATAACCTCAAGACTTTTGTCAGTTGAACCATCGTTAACTATAACGAGTTCAAAATCTTTATAAGTTTGGTTTAAAACGCTTTGTATTGTTTCTTTTAAAAAGTTTGCCTTGTTATAGACAGGTAAAATAACAGAAAAATAAGCCATTTAGTAATTTTTACAAAAGCAAAATAGCTTATATAAATCGAATAACCATAAAGGTTTACCATTTAATAATAAAAATTTGTAAGCTT
This genomic window from Flavobacterium sp. CS20 contains:
- a CDS encoding glycosyltransferase family A protein translates to MAYFSVILPVYNKANFLKETIQSVLNQTYKDFELVIVNDGSTDKSLEVIKDFGDKRIKLHNQVNKGASIARNKGVEIAECEWVSLLDADDIWSKNHLEETYKAIQKLSHADLVSTAYSVQLEQRYIKKPVFSKAIPKHISYIDNYFEYSLIDPLFWTSTLSFKKSSFNKIGGFDVDLKTGEDIDLIIRFALNYKLGYNPKFTLLYKKYTEHNLSSISSLEETYKYIHKHKLIEKQNISLKHYLDINRYSLALQSKINNNKKLYKNLVSEIDKTHLTTKHLFLLNCPKWILLKLKCLQKKLIKAGVYKSAFN
- a CDS encoding DUF2797 domain-containing protein — its product is MQYTGVLHKMKSEYHKPIQYYLSFKNSFVILNQLIDKNISITFKTYECLNCHKDKKIFRQGYCYDCFYEAPEVGDWVINPELSKAHLDKEDRDLSFEKRVQLQPHIVYLSNTGSVKVGVTRKTQVPYRWIDQGAHEAIVILETPNRYLAGIAEVALKEHISDKTKWQSMLKNEIEDLDLKEIKNDLKQYLPDETQEFFKTDEEEFNIEFPVKQYPKKVKSLNLTKTKDYKGKLVGIKGQYLIFEDETVFNVRSHSGFVVDFSIS